ATAATTCTTTGGAAACAATGGATTTCATAGATGAAATCTTGTCCAGTGATTATCTAAAAATGAGTGACGGGGAGCGTACAGAAATGCTTCAGGAAAAGGAAATTCAGTCCAGGGAAATGGTTATGGAGATCAATATGAAAACCAACCGCTATCGGAATATCATTTCTTTCAGAAAGATGCAGGATAAGATCAACAATCGTGAAACAAATTTTTAGAGATGAGTGTTATCATTCTTTTAGGAATTGGACTGGAATATGTAGATACTGTTTTCCAGACCATACAGAACAGTGAATTTTCACAGTACACCATAGTGGGAATGAAAACGCTGGCTGTGCTCTTTTTTCTTGTGAACATTCTTAAGAAATACAATGAAGGCATTGCCGATAAAGAAGGCTATACTTGGGGACTAAGCCCGGGGGAACTTGCAAAGAATTTTGCAGTTGTGCTACTGGTAATTTTCTCCACACAAATTTTAGGATTTTTTGATGAAATTTTAGTGGCCATTGAAGATCGCTATCGGGATACGGCTCCTGCCTTGCTACCCTTGCAAATGCAGGACATCCCCATTGAAGAAGATGTAAGCATAGTGGATGCTGCAAGAAAGGCCATGTCTTTGTTGTACGAATTTTTATTAACTCCCTTGTATGGCTTTAAAATGATAGCTTTTATTCTAAGTCTTCTACTATGGATTTTGGACCTGTTCATCTATCCATTGTTCCTGGCTGAACGTTATTTTTTATTAGGGTTAATGCAGGCTTTTTTCCCTCTGGTCATTAGCCTGGCCGTGTTCGAGAAGTTTCGTTCCCTGGCGTATAACTTCTTCAAGTTGTATGCCGCAGTCTATATGCTCGTTCCGGCATTTTTCCTGGTAAACGTTTTTATTAATGCCATATACACGGAAATTAATACCAATTTTTGGACGAACCTTTTCGGTACTGACGTGGGTAGTGATTTTTTTGCCCCGGTAGTTGAACTGGGATCCATCGGGTTTATCTTTTTCCTGAAGTTTAAACTTTACAGGCGGGCAACTTCTTTTACACTAAGACTTTTTACATCATGAAAACACCTTATCAAAATATATATTCCGTGTTAAAGTTAAACAGGTTTGTAGTTATTGCTGTAGTTATTTGCGCATTCTCTTCGAGCATCTTTTCGGGATGGATAGCATTTTCAATCAATAAAAAAGCACTAAATAGTGCCTTTGCGGTTAATACAAACGGAGAGGTAATCCCGTTAAAACTGGTTTCCCAAAAAGAAAACTTCAAGGTGGAAGCACTGGCACATTTGGCGTTATTTCACAATTACTTCTATAACATCGATGCCAGCAATTATGAGAAAAATCTTGAAAAAGCACTTTGGCTGGGAAATAGCTCTGTCGATAATCTATACCGTCAGAAGAAAGCTGATGGTGTTTACAACAGATTAATTCAATATTCACTGGTTCAAAAGATACTTAGTGTTAACTCTGAACTGGAGGAACAAGAAGAAAAGTACAGCTTTAAAACCACAACAATTTTTGAGATCAACCGCGGATCTGTAATTGACACTTATGAGCTGGTTTCCACAGGAAACCTGATCACTGTAGATCGAAATTTCCCAAACAACCCACACGGGTTGCTTATCACAAACTACTTTGAAAACACTTTAAAGAAACTAGATAATGAAAATTAAGAAGAATAAAATAGTGTTTGGGACTGTAATCGCAGTAATATTCATATTTCTAATTTCCTATTCGCTTATGATTCTTGGCGATGACAAAAGTGAAAGCCAAAATTTGAAACAAACCTTGGTGCCTGAACTAGAACAGGAATCGAAGGAATACGATTCCAAACTAGATGCCATAAATGATTTGAGGGAAGTGCGGGAAACCAACGCTCCCAGTATCTACGATGAGAAGCTGATAGATTCCCTGGGTTTTTATGACACAGATTTAACCGAAAAGGAAAAGGAAAGGATTGTTGACAGTATCTATGAATCCGGACGTATAAAATATTCAGAAAGAATACACCAGGAATTCAGTCCAGAACAAAAATTAGATACCCCCACTCCTCGAGTGGCAAGTGAGGAGACAGAGCAAGAGCAGAAAATCGAGGCCAAAGAGATGGGATTGGAGCATCAACTGTTCTTTGCCTCCTCCCCTACTTCAGATAGTAAGCTTATTGCTGCGGATATCCCTTCGGTTGTATATGCTGTGGTGGATGGAAACCAGGTCGTAAAAGCCAATTCCAGACTCCGGATGCGCTTGACATCCACTGCAAAGATCAATGATCAATGGATTCCCAAAAATACTGTTGTCTATGGTTTTATTAGTTTTCAGCCGAACAGGACACTGGTCGAAGTTGAAAATATAGACCATCATCCGGTAAACCTGAAGGCGTTCGACCTCCAGGATGGCAGCGAAGGTATTTACGTGGAAAACAGTTTCCGCGCCGAGGCAACCAGTGAAGTCCTGGATGATATTATTCAGGAAATAAACATTCCAAGTGTGCCACAAATTAGTGGAATAACCAAGGTACTTAGGCGCAACAACCGGAACGTAAAAGTAACCGTACTCAATGATTACAAACTCATTTTAAAACCAGGTTTATGAAAACAAATGTATTATTTCTATTGTTCCTCACCGCTTGTGCATTTCACCCCAGTTTGGCACAAGAAAGAAAAATCCTCGACACCATTTTTGCAAATGACCAAAAGAATGTGGCTCTGTTCTTTCCGAAACCTATAAGGCAGGGAATAACAGGTTCTGACAATTTTGTTTTTACATATAACCGGGAAGCGGAACAGCATTTTGGACTCTTACAGGCCAAACCCGGAAAAGAAAGTAATCTTCTGGTAATCAACACAAACGGCTCTATTTTTTCTTATATTTTAAAATATAAGGAACACCTTGATCAGCTGAATTATTTTGTTTTAAAATCTGACACCATAGGCAATGAAAAACCTGAGGTTATCGGTGAATCTCGGGTAAACAAGGAAGAGCCTAAAGAAAGCGACAAAACCTACTACTACGACAAATTTTGCTCCTTTCTGGTTGAACGCAAACAGAAAATAGGGGGGCTAAAAAAACGGAATCAGGATATCGTCTTAACTGTTGAAAATATTGTATTTGATAAAGAAGAACTGTATTTCGTTATCCATATAGAAAATAAATCATCCCTGGATTATGATTTAAATTTTCTGAATGTGGGAATTGAGACTAGGCAAAAAGGTAAAAAGAAATCTTCTCAGACCAATTATCAAGAACCAATATTTACATATGGTCTGCCCACTAGAGTCAAAGAAGGTGAAACAGAAAAACTGGTGTACGTGCTACCAAAATTTTCTTTGGGAGATGACCGTAGGGTAGTACTGGAACTGAATGAAAAAAATGGCGGGAGAAATATTAAATTAAAAGTACCACATAAACATATCAATAATCCTAATTAAAAAGCGTCATGAAAAGAATCCTCCTTTATTCTGTCATTCTAGCTTTGGTAGGTTGTAATGAAAAGAAAATGGCCCACACAGAGACCGCTAAAATTGTTGCAGAAAGTTTCTACTACAAGGACAATGCTACCCTGAAAAAACATACCACCACCGAAAGTTATGCCATTTTATCAAGCCTCCAGGATTTATTTGCTGAAGATGAAAAATCCGAAATTAACTTTGAAGTCATTGAGGATACCATTAATAGTGACGTAGCCTGGGTGCGCTATTCTACTTCGTTCGAAGAAAAACCGAGCATTTTCAAGTTAGTTAAAGAAGATGGGCAGTGGAAGGTAACAGAGCAGAAACCGCGGGAGGAAGAACCATTTTAATTTAACATTTTGCTATCCGATTTTCGAGTGCTGTGATTTTAAATTACATTAGTGGCCCTAAATGATAGAAACCCTCCACTTTATGGAATTAGAAATCCGACAAATTGCCATACATTATTTAGAAAAAGAAGCTAAAAAAACGATGGCTGATATTGATTACTCCGACCAGCCGTTGGAAAAAAATGAATTTGCTTTAAATCTTATTAAACAAGTCCATAAGGCAGTAAATATCAGTCCAAGCTTAAAAAATGCATCCTTTAAAGAAGATGAAGAAAATAAATTTACCCTTACACTAAAGGATTATATAGAAAATCCATCAGATGATAATTTTTCCTCATTTACACATTCTTTAGATATATTGAGAGAAAAGGTTGCCAAAGAACCTTTTGCGGTAGGGGGATATTATCTCTTCGCGGATTATACTATTCAAAAAGTCAGATATCTTTCAGTAATACTGCTTAGAAAAAAATCCGGGATAAACATTATTAAAAAGGAAGGGGCTTACGTTTTAGATAGTACTGAAAACATAAATATTGAGAAAATAGCGATGGGAGTGAGGCTTAACTTCAGTATCTACAATTCCCAATCAGATGATCGCAATTATTTAGCTTTAATAACCACTCAACAAGACGGGGAAGTGTCAGGTTATTTTAAAGATTGGGTACTTGCAGCAGGCTTAATTAAGAATTCTGTAAATACTGAAAACATGATTAAGCTAATTAAAACAATTCCTTTACCAGTGGACGAAGAGGGCAAAGAACTTTTTAGTCGCGGAGAATTCAATAAAGCTATATTTGAGCAGGTAAACAATAGAAAAGATAAGCGTGTTAATTTATTTGAACTAGGGGCTACTTTCTATGGCGAAGAAAACAGAAATTCTCTTCGAGATTTTGCCGATTCTAACGGGATAACTATAGATTCTGAATTCAAAAGAGACGCACCGAAATGGAAATCGTTGATTTCCATAAAGGCATCAGTTCCAGGAATTAATATAAATGTTGACTTTGATCAATTTGGGCAACATGGAGTGCAAATCAAAAATGGTAAGGTGATTATAAATTCCGAAGAACTGGCTAACTCTATGCAGGAGCAATATGATCAATACTAAGACCGGAAATAAAAATATTGATACATTTTTAGAATGTTATAATAAGAACCTTAAATCTGGTTCACCTAGATATGATGGTAGTAGATTGATACTAAATATTAAGTCTGATTTTCAGGAAGCAAAATCAAATATTGAAAATGTTTTTTATGAGGTGAACACGCTGGTGGCAGGTTCAATTGAAATTAAGTTATCTTCTTGTAAAATTACCAATGTCAGCTTTTTTTTTGGCACGAATGATTTTTTTCAAAAATATGACCGCATAAAAAAGAACTTCATTCTTCAAAATATAATTATATTAAATAGTAGCGGACATCATATCCTGAAGAAAGAATATGACACCTATGACGAAGGCAATGCTGTCATTTACAATATTCATGAGTATCATCAAATTTTAGACTACTTCTTACGTACCCCGGAATTTACTCCATATAAGAGCGATACAGATAATCAATTTACCCTGATAAGTAAAACCCACGGCGTATTTAATGTAGGGTACAACTTGCCTGATGTTACTTTCTTTCAGAACGTGAATCTAAACGGCTTATTCAGCCGATTCCAAGAACAATTTGAAAAGAAAGAATTTATACAATTTTTTAAGGAGATTGTAATAGCAGGAGTACATAATACTCCTGAAGAAAATCGATATAATGAAATTATCAGAGAACATAATAGTCTTCTGAATCTCGCTAAAAGAGATTATGAAACCTACGTCTCAAATTTTGCTTTTGATAAAATCAAATCAGAATTTAAAGAAGAGAGAGGAAAATATTTTGAAACTATCGATCGAAATATAGATTCGATTGGTAAGCAAGTAATATCATTCCCTCTTACGTTTGGGGCGACCGTATTCGCAAGTTATAAGGTAAAGGATCAACCTGAATTTCTAATTCTCATACTTGCGGCATATTTACTCTATACGATTATAGCTTTTCTAATCCTAAGAATGACCGCTTATAATGTAAAATGCCTTCGTAAAGACGTTAACGACGAAGAACTAACGATTCAAAAATCTTATGGAGTAATTTATGAGGGGTTCAAATCAGATTTTAAAAAAATCAAGCATAAAATATTAAACCTTCGGTTTATCATTGGTGTGTTATACTTTGTACTCATAATGTTATTACTCCTTTTTACAATTTTCACTTTTTATTATATCGATATAGATTATTTATCCTATTTAATGGAATGAGATCGGTCAATTTAAGCACAGTCAAACTACAATTTAAAGACTCGTTTACACCGCTCTATTTTTCTTAAAATTTTCCACTTGTTCAAAGATTTCCTCACAAATCTTATCTCGTTCTACCGGTGGATAACCATGTTGATCAGGCAATAAAATAAGTCCGAATTTAGGGCCTATTCCATGTCTTTTCTTTTGCTCCAGTCCGGGAATTTTGGAAGAAGGAACCTTTGGGCAAGTCTTCATTTACCAAAAATAGACTTTGCTTCAGAATAAATTCTATCAAAATTCTCCTTTAGTTCAGCCTGCGAAAATATTCTATATTTCTCAGGAAGCTGTCTTGAAATATTAGGAAGTTTGAACTGGACCTTTTTATCCTCCCCATCCGCATAGGTAATAAACTCTCCCTGCTTTAAACGAAAAAAGGCATCTGCCCTTATTTTAGGAATTTCCCGTTCCCCGGTAGTAATACGGGTATCAAAATCAAGGCTGTATCCTCGGTTGATACTGGTAGTTTCTTTTTTCACTATTTCGAAGAAGCGTTCATAATATTTAGCCGTGTCTGGATCATTCACCTTCCCGAAAAATTGATAGGAAAGGTTACTTAAAATCGCTTTACTCGCTTTATCACCATACATCATATCGTTTTGAATCTTGTCCTGCATTACGTAAATGGTCGCTATATCGTAACTTCTCAAGGTAGCCGGAATGCGATGCATATTTAATAACCGAATGGTTGGTGCTTCTTCCATCAACAAGAAAGACGGCTTAGAATTGCGCACACTCATTTGTTTAATAACCGTATGGATAATCGCGGCAATAACAGGAGAATAGGAGGTTTCAAATTTAGGATTGTTCACGACTGAGATCACAGCAGGATTTTCCGGATTATTGATATTTAATGGCACTTCATCTGCAGACAGGGCCATAAAAATATTTTGAGTGCTTATGCGTTTCAGAGCATTGGCCAGAGTACTTTTCACTCCAGCAGTCTGTCTTTCAGAATCTTTGCCGCTAATAAACGCATCTGCCATTGCCCTGGATGTCGTGTTGGTCTCTAAAAATTTTATCAGACTATCGGTATCCAAAAATTGGTAAATAGCGATTAAATGGGGTAAAGTGCAAAAGTTAGGATAGGATGTTTTCAGTTTCCAGATCATTCCACCAATCAATCCTTCAGCTGCATCATTAAAAAATTTAGAGGTTCCTGTAGTTCCCGATTCCCGCTGTTCCAGAAGATTTTCAATAAGTACCCGGGAAATCTCATTCACACTTTCTTCGTTTTCGAGATATCGGGGTGCAATAGGATTTACCCTATGGATGATTTTATCAAATGAGATAATTTTAAAGGGAATATCCAAATTTTTAAATAGCGGGTAGGCCATTTCGGTAAGTTCAAAATCTTTGTAGTCGTGAATAACCCCACAGAAGTTATGTTTCTGGAAATGTTTTAAAAATCCATAAACTACGCTTTCAGTCTTTCCACTTCCAGCAGATCCGATGATAGATGCTCCCCGTTTAATGTTTTCAATTCTAAAAGTTTTTTTATCTGTTTTAAAGGTTACCCGATATTTTTCAGAGATGGTTTGCATTAAATCAGGTTT
This Salinimicrobium tongyeongense DNA region includes the following protein-coding sequences:
- the traM gene encoding conjugative transposon protein TraM — its product is MKIKKNKIVFGTVIAVIFIFLISYSLMILGDDKSESQNLKQTLVPELEQESKEYDSKLDAINDLREVRETNAPSIYDEKLIDSLGFYDTDLTEKEKERIVDSIYESGRIKYSERIHQEFSPEQKLDTPTPRVASEETEQEQKIEAKEMGLEHQLFFASSPTSDSKLIAADIPSVVYAVVDGNQVVKANSRLRMRLTSTAKINDQWIPKNTVVYGFISFQPNRTLVEVENIDHHPVNLKAFDLQDGSEGIYVENSFRAEATSEVLDDIIQEINIPSVPQISGITKVLRRNNRNVKVTVLNDYKLILKPGL
- a CDS encoding nucleoid-associated protein, which encodes MELEIRQIAIHYLEKEAKKTMADIDYSDQPLEKNEFALNLIKQVHKAVNISPSLKNASFKEDEENKFTLTLKDYIENPSDDNFSSFTHSLDILREKVAKEPFAVGGYYLFADYTIQKVRYLSVILLRKKSGINIIKKEGAYVLDSTENINIEKIAMGVRLNFSIYNSQSDDRNYLALITTQQDGEVSGYFKDWVLAAGLIKNSVNTENMIKLIKTIPLPVDEEGKELFSRGEFNKAIFEQVNNRKDKRVNLFELGATFYGEENRNSLRDFADSNGITIDSEFKRDAPKWKSLISIKASVPGININVDFDQFGQHGVQIKNGKVIINSEELANSMQEQYDQY
- a CDS encoding DUF4138 domain-containing protein — protein: MKTNVLFLLFLTACAFHPSLAQERKILDTIFANDQKNVALFFPKPIRQGITGSDNFVFTYNREAEQHFGLLQAKPGKESNLLVINTNGSIFSYILKYKEHLDQLNYFVLKSDTIGNEKPEVIGESRVNKEEPKESDKTYYYDKFCSFLVERKQKIGGLKKRNQDIVLTVENIVFDKEELYFVIHIENKSSLDYDLNFLNVGIETRQKGKKKSSQTNYQEPIFTYGLPTRVKEGETEKLVYVLPKFSLGDDRRVVLELNEKNGGRNIKLKVPHKHINNPN
- a CDS encoding conjugal transfer protein TraK, whose translation is MKTPYQNIYSVLKLNRFVVIAVVICAFSSSIFSGWIAFSINKKALNSAFAVNTNGEVIPLKLVSQKENFKVEALAHLALFHNYFYNIDASNYEKNLEKALWLGNSSVDNLYRQKKADGVYNRLIQYSLVQKILSVNSELEEQEEKYSFKTTTIFEINRGSVIDTYELVSTGNLITVDRNFPNNPHGLLITNYFENTLKKLDNEN
- a CDS encoding type IV secretory system conjugative DNA transfer family protein, with translation MQLANPLHILLMIVLTTSVFYGLYRLSKYAFLINIVLLFGILAYIYYPHNAIKALLYLGCPLFLVNTIFYVFLHKPDLMQTISEKYRVTFKTDKKTFRIENIKRGASIIGSAGSGKTESVVYGFLKHFQKHNFCGVIHDYKDFELTEMAYPLFKNLDIPFKIISFDKIIHRVNPIAPRYLENEESVNEISRVLIENLLEQRESGTTGTSKFFNDAAEGLIGGMIWKLKTSYPNFCTLPHLIAIYQFLDTDSLIKFLETNTTSRAMADAFISGKDSERQTAGVKSTLANALKRISTQNIFMALSADEVPLNINNPENPAVISVVNNPKFETSYSPVIAAIIHTVIKQMSVRNSKPSFLLMEEAPTIRLLNMHRIPATLRSYDIATIYVMQDKIQNDMMYGDKASKAILSNLSYQFFGKVNDPDTAKYYERFFEIVKKETTSINRGYSLDFDTRITTGEREIPKIRADAFFRLKQGEFITYADGEDKKVQFKLPNISRQLPEKYRIFSQAELKENFDRIYSEAKSIFGK